A single window of Loxodonta africana isolate mLoxAfr1 chromosome 10, mLoxAfr1.hap2, whole genome shotgun sequence DNA harbors:
- the LOC135232533 gene encoding olfactory receptor 11H6-like: protein MNMSRVNTVTEFILLSFPCSRKIQVLLFILFSVTYILTLMGNGAIVCAVMLDQRLHTPMYILLTNFSFLEICYINTTVPNMLGNFLSEAKTLSFTACFLQFYFFFSMGITETLLLPLMAFDRYLAICRPLHYPTIMTNHLCMNLVAICWVTAFLCYPVPIYFITQLPFCGPNTIDHSVCDPGPLLALSCIPAPGIELSCSILSSLIIFITFFFIIGSYTLVLRAVLRVPSAAGRRKAFSTCDYHLVVVSLFYGSVMMGYISPNSGNPAGVQKIVTLIYSSVTPLVNPLIYSLRNKDMKAGLRKVQMYVKIGQSE from the coding sequence ATGAATATGTCAAGAGTGAACACAGTGACTGAATTCATACTCTTGAGTTTCCCCTGCTCCAGAAAGATCCAGGTCCTCCTCTTCATACTGTTTTCTGTGACCTACATCCTGACACTGATGGGCAATGGGGCCATCGTCTGTGCAGTGATGCTGGATCAAAggctccacacccccatgtacatTCTGCTGACCAACTTCTCATTCCTGGAGATCTGTTACATCAATACTACTGTTCCCAATATGTTAGGTAACTTCCTATCTGAAGCTAAAACCCTCTCTTTCACTGCCTGCTTccttcagttctacttcttctTCTCCATGGGCATCACTGAAACCCTCTTACTGCCCCTCATGGCTTTTGATCGGTACTTAGCTATCTGCAGGCCTCTCCACTATCCGACTATCATGACCAATCATCTCTGCATGAACTTGGTGGCCATCTGCTGGGTGACAGCCTTCCTCTGCTACCCAGTCCCTATCTATTTTATCACACAACTCCCTTTTTGTGGCCCCAATACCATTGACCACTCTGTCTGTGACCCAGGTCCCCTTTTGGCTCTGTCCTGCATCCCTGCCCCTGGAATTGAGCTTTCCTGTTCTATATTGAGTTCTCTTATTATCTTTATCACCttcttctttatcattgggtCATACACCCTGGTTCTCAGAGCAGTGTTACGGGTCCCTTCAGCAGCTGGCAGGCGTAAGGCTTTCTCCACCTGTGATTACCACCTAGTGGTGGTGTCTCTGTTTTATGGGAGTGTGATGATGGGGTACATCAGCCCAAACTCTGGAAATCCAGCTGGGGTACAGAAGATTGTAACCTTGATCTACTCATCAGTGACCCCACTGGTAAACCCTCTGATCTACAGTCTCCGGAACAAGGACATGAAGGCCGGCTTGAGAAAAGTTCAGATGTATGTGAAAATTGGTCAAAGTGAATAG